In the genome of Desulfuromonas sp. DDH964, one region contains:
- the hemH gene encoding ferrochelatase yields MSVSSEKRALVLLNMGGPDSLAAVEPFLYNLFSDRELIRLPAGALLQKPFARLISHFRAKRVRLNYQAIGGKSPLLEWTNKQAAGITQRLGANWVPFVAMRYTAPRAEETVRAIKAAGIGKAVVLSMYPHYTSATTGSSLGDFRRAVAKIHPGLELTVIEQWYDWPGYLDALANRINQGLEKFHELLRDEVQILFSAHALPQKFIDEGDPYLDHVMATVRGTMERVGARPWTVGFQSRSGPVQWMEPDTVAVMDRLAEEGKTAVLIVPISFVSDHIETLHEIDIEYRHHAELHGLRHFFRAPSLNDGADLLDAMAALVRSREAVHG; encoded by the coding sequence ATGTCTGTATCTTCTGAAAAAAGAGCCCTGGTCCTCCTCAACATGGGGGGGCCCGACTCGCTGGCGGCGGTGGAGCCGTTTCTCTACAACCTCTTCTCCGACCGCGAGCTGATCCGGCTGCCGGCCGGAGCGTTGTTGCAGAAACCCTTCGCCAGGCTGATCAGTCATTTCCGCGCCAAGCGGGTACGTCTCAATTACCAGGCGATCGGCGGCAAATCGCCGCTGCTTGAGTGGACCAACAAGCAGGCAGCGGGGATCACGCAGCGGCTGGGGGCGAACTGGGTCCCTTTCGTGGCGATGCGTTACACGGCGCCACGGGCCGAGGAGACGGTGCGGGCGATCAAGGCGGCGGGGATTGGCAAGGCGGTGGTGCTGTCGATGTATCCCCACTACACCAGCGCCACCACTGGCAGCAGTCTGGGTGACTTCAGGCGCGCCGTCGCCAAAATCCATCCCGGGCTGGAACTGACCGTCATCGAGCAGTGGTACGACTGGCCCGGTTACCTTGACGCGCTGGCCAACCGCATCAACCAGGGACTGGAGAAGTTCCACGAGCTGCTGCGCGACGAGGTGCAGATCCTCTTCTCCGCCCACGCCCTGCCACAAAAGTTCATCGACGAAGGGGACCCCTATCTTGACCATGTGATGGCGACGGTGCGCGGTACCATGGAACGGGTTGGCGCGCGCCCCTGGACGGTCGGTTTTCAGAGCCGCAGCGGCCCGGTGCAGTGGATGGAGCCGGACACGGTGGCGGTGATGGACCGCCTCGCCGAGGAGGGGAAGACGGCGGTGCTGATCGTGCCGATCTCCTTCGTCTCCGACCATATCGAAACCCTCCACGAGATCGACATCGAGTACCGCCACCACGCCGAGCTCCACGGGCTGCGCCACTTCTTCCGCGCCCCATCGCTCAACGACGGCGCCGACCTTCTCGATGCCATGGCGGCGCTGGTGCGCAGCCGGGAGGCGGTCCATGGCTGA
- a CDS encoding MlaE family lipid ABC transporter permease subunit, with product MRRVLENIGDQTLYVLEMAGRMGLFLLACLRCVVTPPYKLGAILQQLQFIGARSIFVIFFTGGFTGMVLGLQGYYTLTKYGSTSALGSAVALSLIRELGPVLAALMVIGRAGSAITAEIGIMRNSEQIDALECMAIEPCRYLMAPKFIAAILSLPLLTAIFDVVGIWGGWLVGVKLLGVSDGAYFQGMFASVVWADIKMGLVKSLVFGLLLVWISAARGYYLHLERDGGFGAEGVSRTTTRSVVMASVTVLVWDYLLSAIML from the coding sequence ATGCGACGGGTCCTGGAAAATATTGGCGACCAGACCCTGTACGTGCTGGAGATGGCCGGCCGTATGGGGCTTTTTCTGCTGGCGTGCCTGCGCTGCGTCGTCACCCCCCCCTACAAGCTGGGGGCGATCCTGCAGCAGCTGCAGTTTATCGGCGCCCGCTCGATCTTCGTCATCTTCTTCACCGGCGGCTTCACCGGCATGGTCCTTGGCCTGCAGGGGTACTACACCCTGACCAAGTACGGCTCGACGAGTGCCCTCGGCTCGGCGGTGGCCCTGAGTCTGATCCGCGAGCTCGGGCCGGTCCTCGCCGCGCTGATGGTGATCGGGCGCGCCGGGTCGGCGATCACCGCCGAAATCGGCATCATGCGCAATTCGGAGCAGATCGACGCCCTCGAATGCATGGCGATCGAACCCTGCCGCTACCTGATGGCCCCCAAGTTCATCGCCGCCATCCTCTCCCTCCCTCTGCTCACCGCCATCTTCGACGTCGTCGGCATCTGGGGCGGCTGGCTGGTCGGGGTCAAACTGCTTGGCGTCAGTGACGGCGCCTACTTCCAGGGGATGTTCGCCAGCGTCGTCTGGGCCGATATCAAGATGGGACTGGTCAAGTCGCTGGTCTTCGGTCTGCTGCTGGTCTGGATCTCGGCGGCGCGCGGCTACTACCTGCATCTGGAGCGGGATGGCGGTTTCGGCGCCGAAGGGGTGAGTCGCACCACCACCCGTTCGGTGGTGATGGCTTCGGTCACGGTCCTGGTCTGGGACTACCTGCTCAGCGCCATCATGTTGTGA
- a CDS encoding ABC transporter ATP-binding protein: MTQSQDQDSPEVAIELDGVTKRFGRQLVLRGIDLKVMAGKTTVIVGASGQGKSVILKHMLGLVRPDRGRVLVFGQDLAKISRKELGALRMNFGVLFQNAALFDSMTVFDNIALPLRERTDKEEDEIRQIVEERLALMDLKGSQAKFPAQLSGGMRKRVGLARALVLDPRVVFFDEPTTGLDVHKSNEIYRLFFETQKQLGYTAVIVSHDVPKIFKLSDYVALLAEGKIQGCLSPEAFQMADNPLIRDYVETTMGPIYSSAEEEPGLYETV; the protein is encoded by the coding sequence GTGACACAGTCCCAGGATCAGGATTCGCCAGAGGTGGCGATCGAACTCGACGGGGTGACCAAGCGCTTTGGGCGCCAGCTGGTGCTGCGCGGCATCGATCTCAAGGTGATGGCCGGCAAGACCACCGTCATCGTCGGCGCCAGCGGCCAGGGGAAGAGCGTCATCCTCAAGCACATGCTCGGCCTGGTCCGGCCCGACCGCGGCCGGGTGCTGGTCTTCGGCCAGGACCTGGCCAAGATCTCCCGCAAGGAGCTGGGGGCCCTGCGCATGAACTTCGGGGTCTTGTTCCAGAACGCGGCCCTCTTCGATTCGATGACCGTCTTCGACAATATCGCGCTGCCGCTGCGGGAGCGGACCGACAAGGAAGAGGACGAGATTCGCCAGATTGTCGAAGAACGGCTCGCCCTGATGGATCTCAAGGGGAGCCAGGCCAAGTTCCCGGCCCAGCTCTCCGGCGGGATGCGCAAGCGGGTCGGGCTGGCGCGGGCGCTGGTCCTCGATCCCAGGGTGGTCTTTTTCGACGAGCCGACCACCGGTCTTGATGTCCACAAGAGCAACGAGATCTACCGGCTCTTTTTCGAAACGCAAAAGCAGCTGGGTTATACTGCGGTGATTGTCAGCCACGATGTGCCGAAGATCTTCAAGCTGTCCGACTATGTGGCGTTGCTCGCCGAGGGGAAGATTCAGGGTTGTCTCTCCCCCGAGGCTTTTCAGATGGCGGACAACCCGTTGATCCGTGACTACGTGGAGACGACCATGGGTCCGATCTACTCAAGCGCAGAGGAGGAGCCGGGTCTTTATGAAACGGTTTAA
- the mlaD gene encoding outer membrane lipid asymmetry maintenance protein MlaD — MKRFNLEIAVGLFMVVGFACFAWLSVRLGDVNLFANRTYTVQARFGSVSGLKVGAAIEIAGVPVGKVAAITLDPELYQAQVKLEIDNGVQLQEDSIASIRTAGIIGDRYVAISPGGSPELIAPGGKITETESAINLEELVSKYIFEKK; from the coding sequence ATGAAACGGTTTAACCTGGAAATTGCAGTCGGCCTCTTCATGGTGGTCGGCTTCGCCTGCTTCGCCTGGTTGTCGGTGCGCCTCGGTGACGTCAACCTCTTCGCCAACCGCACCTACACGGTGCAGGCCCGTTTCGGATCGGTCTCCGGCCTCAAGGTCGGCGCGGCCATCGAAATTGCCGGTGTCCCGGTCGGCAAGGTCGCAGCCATTACCCTCGACCCGGAATTGTACCAGGCGCAGGTGAAGCTGGAGATTGATAATGGTGTCCAGCTGCAGGAAGACAGTATCGCCTCGATCCGCACCGCCGGCATCATTGGCGACCGCTACGTCGCTATCTCCCCCGGCGGCTCCCCGGAACTGATCGCGCCGGGCGGAAAGATTACCGAGACCGAGTCGGCGATCAATCTCGAGGAACTGGTGAGCAAGTATATCTTTGAGAAGAAGTGA
- a CDS encoding MlaA family lipoprotein: MLRIAQQGRILLFALVLLTLSGGALAWAEEPFDPGPDPFADEVVAPSIADPIEPFNRGVFWVNDKLYFYLLKPIARGYRVVPRPVRSSVGKAFTNLAFPVRFVNNLLQLKFRAATIEFDRFLINSTIGLAGLFDPASNIPELRPQVEDLGQTFGSYGIGHGCYLVLPLLGASSLRDGLGSVGDSFLDPLAYTGLTLAERGGLRAGQTINWLSLDRDTYEGIKQDAVDPYLFIRNAYLQRRQAQVEK, from the coding sequence ATGCTGCGGATCGCTCAGCAGGGGCGAATCCTTTTGTTCGCTCTGGTGCTCCTGACTCTTTCGGGGGGCGCACTGGCGTGGGCCGAGGAGCCTTTCGACCCAGGGCCCGACCCCTTCGCCGACGAGGTGGTGGCGCCGAGCATCGCCGATCCGATCGAACCGTTTAATCGCGGTGTTTTCTGGGTCAACGACAAGCTCTACTTCTACCTCCTCAAGCCGATTGCCCGGGGCTACCGGGTGGTGCCGAGGCCGGTGCGGAGTTCGGTCGGCAAGGCCTTCACCAATCTTGCCTTCCCGGTGCGCTTCGTCAATAACCTGCTGCAGCTGAAATTCCGCGCAGCCACGATCGAGTTCGACCGCTTCCTGATCAATTCGACCATCGGCCTGGCCGGGCTGTTCGATCCCGCCAGCAACATCCCGGAACTGCGGCCGCAGGTCGAAGACCTCGGCCAGACCTTCGGTTCGTACGGCATCGGTCATGGCTGCTACCTGGTTCTGCCGCTGCTCGGCGCTTCGAGCCTGCGCGATGGCCTCGGGTCGGTCGGCGATTCCTTTCTCGATCCCCTCGCTTATACCGGTCTGACCCTGGCCGAACGGGGCGGGCTCAGGGCGGGGCAGACCATCAACTGGCTTTCTCTCGACAGGGATACCTACGAAGGGATCAAACAGGATGCCGTCGATCCCTACCTTTTTATTCGCAATGCCTACCTCCAGCGCCGCCAGGCGCAGGTCGAAAAATAG
- a CDS encoding MlaC/ttg2D family ABC transporter substrate-binding protein: MNKQVLIFLLPLLLLLPLPALAAPSAIDQVRATVNQVLEVLRNKGLDETARREQLRTLVRDRFDFALMSQWTLGTYWRQASPDQQRRFIDLYSDLLEASYLGKVESYTDEKVHFIGERIEDQRAEVETEIATAQANIPLNYRLSLEGTEWKVYDVVIEGVSLVRTYRGSFGEIARKDGIEGLLKQVAQKVEEQRQARAARKG, from the coding sequence ATGAACAAACAGGTGCTGATTTTCCTCCTTCCTCTGCTTTTACTCCTCCCCCTGCCGGCGCTGGCCGCCCCCAGTGCCATCGACCAGGTCCGTGCGACGGTGAACCAGGTCCTCGAAGTGCTGCGCAACAAGGGGCTCGATGAGACCGCCCGGCGCGAGCAGCTGCGCACCCTGGTGCGGGACCGGTTCGATTTTGCCCTGATGTCCCAATGGACCCTAGGTACCTATTGGCGCCAGGCCAGCCCGGACCAGCAACGGCGCTTTATCGACCTCTACAGCGACCTGCTGGAAGCGAGTTACCTGGGCAAGGTCGAGTCCTATACCGATGAAAAGGTCCATTTTATCGGCGAGCGGATCGAAGACCAGCGGGCCGAGGTGGAGACGGAGATCGCTACCGCCCAGGCCAATATCCCCTTGAATTATCGTCTGAGCCTGGAAGGTACGGAATGGAAGGTCTACGACGTGGTGATTGAGGGGGTAAGCCTGGTGCGAACCTACCGCGGCAGCTTTGGTGAAATTGCCCGCAAGGATGGAATTGAGGGGTTGCTGAAACAGGTGGCGCAAAAGGTCGAGGAGCAGCGCCAGGCGCGGGCTGCCCGCAAGGGGTAG
- a CDS encoding Crp/Fnr family transcriptional regulator yields MIQVQAERCALLKNQLRCFHFLQAEDLPELTDYFTCASVGAGDTLWREGDVGDFEAFIIEGKVEISKETEFPGKQVVVGVYSPGTVVGELCIMEDRPRAVTAVALEETALLLLSRDNLEQLLTVNPALGSKLLKGMLMVVSIRLRKSFERLASIF; encoded by the coding sequence ATGATTCAGGTCCAGGCCGAGCGCTGCGCGCTCCTCAAAAACCAGCTGCGCTGTTTCCATTTTCTGCAGGCCGAAGATCTTCCTGAGCTGACCGACTATTTCACCTGCGCCTCGGTGGGCGCCGGCGATACCCTCTGGCGCGAAGGGGACGTGGGGGACTTCGAGGCATTTATTATCGAAGGGAAGGTCGAGATCAGCAAGGAGACCGAATTCCCCGGCAAGCAGGTGGTGGTCGGCGTCTACAGCCCGGGGACGGTGGTCGGAGAGCTCTGTATCATGGAGGATCGTCCGCGGGCGGTCACCGCGGTCGCCCTGGAAGAGACCGCGCTGCTGCTCCTCAGCCGGGACAATCTGGAACAGTTGCTGACCGTCAACCCGGCCCTGGGGAGCAAGCTCCTCAAGGGGATGCTGATGGTGGTTTCCATCCGCCTGCGCAAATCCTTCGAGCGACTGGCATCGATTTTCTGA
- a CDS encoding sensor domain-containing diguanylate cyclase codes for MASLSLKTKLAGTVGLLLCVLLSLLGAATLHFFATEFRHFIGRQQLTVLSGNAQALDQNLAYGRELIVKTAASIPPEIVANPDLAQAFFDQRLGIGTTQFFDNGIFLFSANGDLIAEWPFKPDRRGRSYAFRDYFRRTIESGAPIISDPYLSSQPHHHPAVNFTAPLFDPKGQLLGVLAGSLDLTRDNFLGRLSRTRIGETGYYYLFNTDRLMIMHPDPSRVLQRDIPPGANLLLDQAIEGFEGSGETVNSRGVPMLAAFKHLAATNWILAANYPQKEAYAPLHRALRGTAVGVVAALAICTLIFWLVLRRQLHPLALLTRQVRELSAQPEPRRPLRISSGDEIGALAGAFNQLIGEVTQQTTLSRERLDFLQMILDSIPLPVYYKGLDGHYLGCNTAFELSFGIPRAELPGKTVSDLVPVDEAATHLRIDAKLLNEHSSIVESFEQTLPLADGNRHDILFFKAGFRNPQGEPAGLVATMIDITERKAVEAALAEQREFSENLLQNSAVACFVLDSSHRVLTWTRACEELTGIAAAEVLGTNLQWKAFYKEPRPCMADLIIDQDLEKTLDLYSTFASSQLIPEGLQAEGWFANVGGKRRYLFFEAAPIRNRQGEMIAAIETLQDLSALKQVEQALRESEQSYRALIDRSPDAIVVHRKGKIIFANQAAGRLFAANEADQLAGMDNLDLIHPEFRDLVEARVQQEGELQKDHPYIEARIVRLDGLPVEVEISSAPVFYGGKWAVQTILRDITLRKELQEKIWHQANFDALTGLPNRMLFHDRLRQAIEQARREGYRVALMFIDLDHFKEINDTLGHDAGDCLLQLAAQRLLQSVRKSDTAARLGGDEFTVIMPCVTAATQVGVVARRILVALDRPFDLPGGRRRISGSVGIAIFPEDGEEMSALLENADAAMYRAKQAGRNAYCFFRGAAPGEEPGPGRTG; via the coding sequence GTGGCGTCATTGAGCCTGAAAACCAAATTGGCGGGAACTGTCGGCCTGCTGCTCTGCGTGCTGCTGAGCCTGCTCGGGGCTGCGACACTTCATTTTTTTGCCACCGAATTCCGCCATTTTATCGGCCGCCAGCAACTCACGGTCCTGAGTGGAAACGCCCAGGCCCTCGACCAGAACCTGGCCTATGGCCGCGAATTGATTGTAAAGACCGCGGCCAGCATCCCGCCGGAGATTGTCGCCAACCCCGACCTGGCCCAGGCCTTTTTCGACCAGCGCCTTGGCATCGGCACGACCCAGTTCTTCGACAACGGCATCTTCCTGTTTTCGGCCAACGGCGACCTGATCGCCGAATGGCCCTTCAAGCCGGATCGCCGCGGGAGGAGCTATGCCTTTCGCGACTATTTCCGCCGCACCATCGAAAGTGGTGCCCCGATCATTTCCGACCCCTACCTTTCCAGCCAGCCCCACCACCATCCGGCCGTCAACTTCACCGCCCCGCTCTTCGACCCGAAGGGACAACTCCTCGGCGTTCTCGCCGGCAGCCTCGACCTGACCCGGGACAATTTTCTCGGTCGCCTCTCCCGCACCCGGATCGGTGAAACCGGTTATTACTACCTCTTCAACACCGACCGCTTGATGATCATGCACCCCGATCCGAGCCGGGTGTTGCAGAGGGACATCCCGCCCGGCGCCAACCTGCTGCTCGATCAGGCCATCGAAGGGTTTGAGGGGAGTGGGGAGACGGTGAATTCCCGGGGGGTGCCGATGCTCGCCGCCTTCAAGCACCTCGCCGCAACCAACTGGATTCTCGCCGCAAACTACCCGCAAAAGGAAGCCTATGCTCCCCTGCACCGCGCCTTGCGGGGAACCGCGGTCGGGGTCGTCGCGGCCCTGGCGATCTGCACCCTGATCTTCTGGCTGGTTCTGCGCCGGCAGTTGCACCCCCTGGCCCTGCTGACCCGGCAGGTCCGGGAACTCTCCGCCCAACCCGAGCCGCGGCGGCCTCTCCGAATCAGCAGTGGCGACGAAATCGGCGCCCTGGCCGGCGCCTTCAACCAGCTCATCGGCGAGGTCACGCAACAGACCACCCTCTCCCGGGAGCGCCTCGATTTTCTGCAGATGATTCTCGATTCCATCCCGTTACCGGTCTACTACAAGGGACTCGACGGCCACTACCTCGGCTGCAACACCGCCTTCGAGCTGAGTTTCGGCATCCCGCGCGCTGAACTCCCGGGCAAAACAGTCAGCGATCTCGTCCCGGTGGACGAAGCGGCGACGCACCTGCGCATCGACGCCAAACTTTTGAACGAACACAGCTCGATCGTGGAAAGTTTTGAACAGACCCTGCCCCTGGCTGACGGCAACCGGCACGACATCCTCTTCTTCAAGGCGGGCTTTCGCAACCCCCAGGGGGAGCCGGCCGGGCTGGTCGCCACCATGATAGACATTACCGAGCGCAAAGCGGTGGAAGCGGCACTTGCCGAACAGCGGGAATTTTCTGAAAATCTGCTGCAGAATTCCGCCGTCGCCTGCTTCGTTCTCGACTCCAGCCACCGGGTCCTGACCTGGACCCGGGCCTGCGAAGAGTTGACCGGCATTGCCGCCGCCGAGGTCCTCGGTACCAACTTGCAATGGAAAGCGTTCTACAAAGAACCGCGCCCCTGCATGGCCGATTTGATTATCGACCAGGACCTGGAAAAGACCCTCGATCTCTACAGCACCTTCGCCAGTTCGCAACTGATCCCCGAAGGGTTGCAGGCGGAAGGATGGTTTGCCAACGTCGGCGGAAAACGCCGCTATCTCTTCTTCGAAGCAGCGCCGATCCGCAACCGCCAGGGTGAGATGATCGCCGCCATTGAAACCCTGCAGGACCTCTCCGCCCTCAAGCAGGTCGAACAGGCGCTGCGCGAGAGCGAACAGAGCTATCGCGCCCTCATTGACCGCTCGCCCGATGCCATCGTCGTCCATCGCAAGGGGAAAATCATCTTCGCCAACCAGGCCGCCGGTCGACTCTTCGCCGCCAACGAAGCCGACCAGCTTGCCGGCATGGACAACCTCGACCTGATTCACCCCGAGTTCCGTGATCTGGTTGAGGCACGCGTTCAACAGGAGGGAGAGCTGCAGAAGGATCACCCCTACATTGAGGCCCGAATTGTCCGCCTCGATGGCCTGCCGGTCGAGGTCGAGATCAGCTCGGCGCCGGTCTTTTATGGTGGGAAGTGGGCAGTGCAGACTATTCTGCGGGACATCACCCTGCGCAAGGAACTGCAGGAGAAGATCTGGCACCAGGCCAATTTCGACGCCCTTACCGGACTACCCAACCGCATGCTCTTCCACGACCGGCTGCGCCAGGCCATTGAACAGGCCCGGCGGGAGGGGTATCGGGTGGCGTTAATGTTCATCGATCTCGATCACTTCAAGGAGATCAACGACACCCTCGGCCATGATGCCGGGGATTGTCTGTTGCAACTGGCGGCGCAACGGCTGCTGCAATCGGTGCGTAAGAGTGACACTGCGGCGCGTCTTGGAGGTGACGAATTCACCGTCATCATGCCCTGTGTTACTGCCGCCACCCAGGTCGGCGTGGTCGCCCGCCGGATTCTGGTTGCCCTGGATCGGCCTTTCGACCTGCCGGGCGGCCGGCGGCGGATTTCAGGTTCCGTCGGGATTGCGATCTTTCCGGAGGATGGGGAGGAGATGTCGGCCCTGCTGGAAAACGCCGATGCGGCCATGTACCGCGCCAAACAGGCAGGACGCAATGCTTACTGCTTCTTTCGGGGGGCGGCTCCCGGTGAAGAACCGGGGCCGGGCAGGACGGGGTAA
- a CDS encoding DnaJ C-terminal domain-containing protein translates to MAKDYYQVLGVPKGTDSAGIKKAYRKLALKYHPDKNPGDKAAEERFKEITEAYAVLSDPEKKKQYDQFGEAGFHQRYSQEDIFRGFDVGDLFREFGLGNDDIFSQLFGGGRGRTTFHAGGRPRPVRGQDFSLQVAIPLRQAISGGERHIAFSHAGKSESLQVRIPAGVESGQKLRVAGKGGASPGGGPAGDLYLEIEVEPDPVFRREGKDLLVTVKIPFSAACLGTSVEVPTLDGEKRVKVPAGMVPGGKIRLRGFGVPGDGKKGDLYAVIEVFVPTHLNDTQRQLLEKLRDLGL, encoded by the coding sequence ATGGCCAAGGACTACTACCAGGTGCTCGGTGTCCCCAAGGGGACCGACAGTGCCGGGATCAAGAAAGCCTACCGCAAGCTGGCCCTTAAGTATCATCCCGACAAGAACCCCGGCGACAAGGCGGCCGAGGAACGGTTCAAGGAGATTACCGAGGCCTATGCGGTCCTCTCCGATCCGGAGAAGAAGAAGCAGTACGACCAGTTCGGCGAGGCCGGTTTTCACCAGAGATATTCCCAGGAGGATATCTTCCGCGGCTTCGATGTCGGCGACCTCTTTCGTGAATTCGGCTTGGGTAACGACGACATCTTCAGCCAGCTCTTCGGCGGCGGCAGGGGGCGCACCACCTTCCACGCCGGCGGGCGTCCGCGACCGGTTCGCGGCCAGGATTTTTCCCTGCAGGTGGCGATTCCGCTGCGCCAGGCGATCTCCGGTGGCGAGCGCCACATCGCCTTCAGCCATGCCGGCAAGAGCGAATCACTGCAGGTGCGCATCCCCGCCGGCGTCGAATCGGGCCAGAAACTGCGTGTCGCCGGCAAGGGGGGGGCAAGCCCCGGCGGCGGTCCCGCCGGCGACCTTTACCTCGAAATCGAGGTCGAGCCCGACCCGGTCTTCCGCCGCGAGGGGAAGGACCTCCTTGTTACCGTGAAGATTCCCTTTTCGGCGGCCTGCCTCGGGACCAGTGTTGAGGTCCCGACCCTCGATGGTGAAAAGCGCGTCAAAGTCCCGGCCGGCATGGTCCCAGGCGGCAAAATCCGCCTGCGCGGCTTCGGGGTGCCGGGTGACGGCAAGAAGGGTGATCTCTACGCAGTCATCGAAGTTTTCGTCCCCACCCACCTCAACGACACCCAGCGGCAACTGCTGGAGAAGTTGCGCGACCTCGGCCTCTAG
- a CDS encoding MarR family winged helix-turn-helix transcriptional regulator, translating into MEKIERLEHLYPELLGRMGRLRALVHEGIDLTYNQYKTLLTIAASGRCSLGDLGRELEVAMSSASQMVDRLVAQGLVQRQQDADNRRQVIIRLTPRGQALIGELRRGILARYRKLLKALDPAEQEELVTAFESIARILGKVT; encoded by the coding sequence ATGGAGAAGATCGAGCGGCTCGAGCATTTATACCCGGAACTTCTTGGGCGCATGGGGCGGTTGCGGGCCCTGGTCCACGAGGGGATCGATCTGACCTACAACCAGTACAAGACCCTGTTGACCATTGCCGCCTCCGGGCGTTGCTCCCTCGGGGATCTCGGACGGGAACTGGAGGTCGCCATGAGCAGCGCCAGCCAGATGGTCGACCGGCTGGTCGCCCAGGGCCTGGTCCAGCGTCAGCAGGACGCCGACAACCGGCGCCAGGTCATTATCCGCCTCACGCCGCGGGGGCAGGCGCTGATCGGCGAACTGCGGCGTGGCATCCTGGCGCGCTACCGCAAGCTGCTCAAAGCCCTCGACCCGGCCGAGCAGGAGGAACTGGTTACCGCATTCGAGTCGATCGCCCGGATTCTCGGCAAGGTGACGTGA
- the hemG gene encoding protoporphyrinogen oxidase, with the protein MTRIAIVGAGISGLSTAWAIESLAKAADLPVQIVLLEKEERSGGKIWSRREEGYLCEWGPNGFLDNKPMTLDLCRQLDISDRLLRSDDNARKRFIYSGGKLHQLPENGPSFLRSGLISWPGKLRLACEPLIPARRDDADETLADFARRRLGQEALDKLIAPMVSGIFAGDPETMSLKSCFPRIRQLEVEYGGLIKAMVRLAKQKKAERKAGKAVASAAGPGGVLTSFAEGIQELTAGIGQALAAELRLGAAVTAIRRLDGGYALDLAAGGSVEADLVVSAAPSWAVAGQVAGLDPALALLLREIPYAPMNVVCFGYQREKIARDLDGFGYLIPKMEGKGILGTLWDSSIFANRAPEGSVLLRSMMGGATNPGAIELADSEVQSRVAADLKEIMGITAAPDFVRIFRHRRAIPQYVAGHGRRLEAIAERLDALPGLFLTGNAFFGVGLNDCVNASNQAAARVVAFLLKRG; encoded by the coding sequence ATGACCCGTATTGCCATCGTCGGAGCCGGGATTTCCGGTCTGTCGACCGCCTGGGCTATTGAGTCCCTTGCCAAAGCTGCAGACCTCCCCGTGCAGATCGTCCTACTCGAGAAGGAGGAACGGAGCGGGGGGAAAATCTGGAGCCGGCGGGAGGAGGGCTACCTGTGCGAGTGGGGGCCCAATGGTTTTCTTGACAACAAGCCGATGACTCTCGACCTCTGCCGGCAGCTGGACATCAGTGATCGCTTGCTTCGGTCCGATGACAACGCCCGCAAACGTTTCATCTACAGCGGTGGCAAGCTCCACCAGCTGCCGGAAAATGGCCCCTCCTTTCTCCGCTCGGGGTTGATCTCCTGGCCGGGCAAGCTGCGCCTGGCCTGCGAACCGCTGATCCCTGCGCGGCGGGACGACGCGGATGAGACCCTGGCCGATTTCGCCCGCCGGCGTCTCGGCCAGGAGGCCCTCGACAAGCTGATCGCACCGATGGTCTCCGGCATTTTCGCCGGCGACCCGGAGACAATGAGCCTGAAGAGCTGTTTTCCCCGCATCCGTCAGCTCGAAGTCGAGTACGGCGGTCTGATCAAGGCGATGGTCCGGCTGGCGAAACAGAAGAAGGCCGAACGCAAGGCGGGCAAGGCGGTGGCCAGCGCCGCCGGTCCCGGCGGGGTGTTGACCTCCTTTGCCGAGGGGATTCAGGAATTGACCGCCGGGATAGGCCAGGCCCTTGCCGCTGAGCTGCGCCTGGGCGCCGCGGTAACCGCCATTCGGCGCCTCGATGGGGGTTATGCTCTCGATCTCGCTGCCGGCGGCAGCGTTGAAGCCGACCTGGTGGTCAGTGCCGCCCCGTCCTGGGCCGTCGCCGGACAGGTCGCCGGCCTCGATCCGGCCCTGGCATTGCTGCTGCGGGAGATTCCCTACGCCCCGATGAACGTCGTCTGCTTCGGTTACCAGCGGGAGAAGATCGCCCGGGATCTCGACGGTTTTGGCTACCTGATCCCGAAAATGGAGGGGAAGGGGATTCTTGGCACCCTCTGGGACTCAAGCATCTTTGCCAACCGCGCGCCGGAGGGTTCGGTGCTGCTGCGCTCGATGATGGGCGGGGCCACCAATCCCGGTGCCATCGAGCTCGCCGACAGCGAGGTCCAGTCCCGGGTCGCGGCCGACCTCAAGGAGATCATGGGGATCACCGCTGCTCCCGACTTTGTGCGGATTTTTCGCCACCGGCGGGCCATCCCCCAATACGTCGCCGGCCACGGACGCCGCCTGGAGGCGATCGCGGAACGCCTCGATGCCCTGCCGGGACTCTTCCTGACGGGGAATGCCTTTTTCGGCGTCGGCCTCAACGACTGCGTCAATGCCTCCAATCAGGCGGCGGCACGGGTGGTCGCTTTTCTGCTGAAGCGGGGGTAG